One part of the Candidatus Limnocylindrales bacterium genome encodes these proteins:
- a CDS encoding ADP-ribosylation factor-like protein, with the protein MAIFNYANREITAKIVYYGPAVCGKTTSLQVIHQKIAPNQRGKLLSLATETDRTIFFDLLPLKLGEIKGFKLKFQLYTVPGQVKYNNTRKLVLQGADAIVFVADSQRARRQANIESFKNLQENLLEQGQRLEDLPLVYEYNKRDVESPLSVEELNRDLNSRGLPYFETVASQGRGVMEALEAISKMTLEYLEKRLLGDQKPKVAEIPKPQMEKKIEEPEETVPVASQDIMDLTLEEPALTFSEEELTGLELESDLLPPMDQPQPSPSSSFEDLLASSKPIGYGDNVQIEEAELTTLPLVSDEPLQSQFFDLKEVEAQAFRDLENFLGPLKDSQEDETTFNPPQTSEASTDSLPLEDSSLDFKLEPEYEESGEKLQESSFFGENEDLLDFGIEEKMEDEDLPGVGPGSEEKAGAKDLLEFVREQEEKSEMEDLLGFALEDKEEMPTPLSSEEDFFATQATSQEGRSTRLEELIPEQEKPQDKGLTSSMQQTLESSRQGLTEDSSISRIPNLAESPRVLEEIIPASFSETPPIEENPYINLLKFSKSLYQKGQEYLSRETDLNLSLALFSYYLAVETALKAVALKFETCNPEIASMPLLLDSIEEETGKSLMGRKFIEERVIKAKNDLQLKLLFPDLETCQLIAQTAGRFLEALARDFLDTDFSQLPPISYKPS; encoded by the coding sequence ATGGCAATTTTTAATTATGCGAACAGGGAAATAACCGCCAAAATCGTTTATTATGGACCTGCGGTATGTGGGAAGACCACTTCCCTTCAGGTTATTCATCAAAAGATAGCTCCAAACCAACGAGGAAAGCTCCTGTCTTTGGCAACTGAAACCGATCGAACCATTTTTTTTGATCTCCTTCCTCTTAAGTTGGGAGAAATAAAGGGATTCAAGCTTAAATTTCAATTATATACGGTTCCTGGACAAGTTAAATATAATAATACGAGGAAGTTAGTCCTCCAAGGGGCCGATGCCATTGTTTTTGTTGCAGATTCTCAAAGAGCCCGTCGTCAAGCTAATATAGAAAGTTTTAAAAATCTTCAGGAGAACCTTTTAGAGCAGGGACAACGTTTAGAAGATTTACCTTTAGTGTATGAATATAATAAACGGGACGTAGAATCTCCTTTGTCTGTTGAAGAATTAAATCGAGATCTAAATTCAAGGGGTCTTCCTTATTTTGAGACGGTGGCCAGTCAAGGACGTGGGGTCATGGAAGCCCTGGAGGCTATCTCCAAAATGACCCTGGAATATTTGGAGAAGCGTCTCCTGGGAGATCAGAAACCTAAAGTCGCAGAGATACCTAAACCTCAGATGGAGAAGAAAATCGAAGAGCCGGAGGAAACTGTTCCTGTTGCCTCCCAGGATATTATGGATCTTACCCTGGAGGAGCCTGCGTTAACTTTTTCTGAAGAAGAATTGACCGGACTCGAGCTGGAGTCGGATCTATTGCCTCCCATGGATCAACCTCAACCTTCCCCATCTTCCTCCTTTGAGGATCTTCTGGCTTCTTCAAAGCCCATTGGATATGGAGATAATGTACAGATCGAGGAAGCAGAGCTTACCACCCTCCCCCTTGTCAGCGATGAACCTCTGCAATCCCAATTTTTTGATCTGAAGGAAGTTGAAGCGCAGGCATTTCGAGATTTGGAAAACTTTTTAGGCCCTTTAAAGGATTCTCAAGAGGACGAAACTACCTTTAACCCTCCCCAAACTTCTGAAGCGTCCACAGATTCTTTACCCTTAGAGGATAGCTCGTTGGATTTTAAGTTAGAGCCGGAGTATGAAGAGTCTGGAGAAAAACTTCAAGAATCCTCCTTTTTTGGAGAAAATGAAGATCTGCTAGATTTTGGGATTGAAGAAAAAATGGAAGATGAAGATTTACCGGGAGTTGGTCCTGGATCAGAAGAGAAAGCGGGGGCCAAGGATTTGTTAGAATTTGTCCGGGAACAAGAAGAAAAATCCGAAATGGAGGATTTATTGGGGTTTGCCCTTGAAGATAAGGAAGAAATGCCGACCCCTCTTTCCTCTGAGGAAGATTTTTTTGCGACCCAGGCTACTTCCCAGGAAGGGCGTTCGACCCGTCTTGAAGAGTTGATCCCTGAGCAAGAAAAACCTCAAGATAAGGGTCTTACTTCTTCTATGCAACAGACTCTGGAATCTTCTAGACAAGGATTAACAGAAGACTCTTCTATATCCAGGATTCCAAATCTTGCGGAGTCTCCCCGGGTGTTAGAAGAAATTATACCGGCTTCTTTTTCAGAGACCCCTCCCATAGAAGAGAATCCTTATATCAACCTGCTGAAATTTTCCAAATCTCTCTATCAAAAGGGACAAGAATATCTTTCCCGAGAAACCGATTTAAATCTCAGCTTGGCTTTGTTTTCTTACTATCTTGCTGTAGAAACTGCTTTGAAGGCCGTTGCACTCAAATTTGAAACTTGCAATCCCGAAATTGCCTCCATGCCGCTTCTTTTAGATAGCATCGAGGAAGAAACCGGTAAATCCCTGATGGGTCGTAAATTTATCGAGGAAAGGGTCATTAAAGCAAAAAATGATTTGCAACTCAAGTTGCTTTTTCCCGATTTAGAGACCTGCCAACTTATTGCTCAAACCGCCGGGCGATTTTTGGAAGCCCTGGCCAGGGACTTTCTGGACACCGACTTCTCTCAGCTTCCCCCGATATCCTATAAGCCCTCATAA